A stretch of the Sphingobacterium thalpophilum genome encodes the following:
- a CDS encoding alpha-L-fucosidase, which yields MQKLTTILSTVLLATASTAVFAQAHNVSAGYQKPTDPLVIENLEQWQDMKFGLFMHWGTYSQWGIVESWSLCPEDEGWTQRKPEHGATYNEYVKNYENLQTTFNPTDFNPQKWADAAKAAGMKYVVFTTKHHDGFAMFDTKQSDYKITSSKTPFSTNPKANVTKEIFNTFRNDGFKIGAYFSKPDWHTDYYWWRYFPPKDRNVNYDPQKHPDRWQKFKDFTYNQINELTSEYGKVDILWLDGGWVRPFKTIDQSVDWQRTIKVEQDIDMDRIGNMARKNQPGIIVVDRTVPGSWENYVTPEQAIPEHPLDIPWESCITMGDSFSYVPNDNYKPTKKIVETLIKIISRGGNYLLNIAPGPNGDYDKAAYDRLHELAAWMKINQSAVYATRTIAPYHQGDYYYTRSKDSKIVNVFHLSEGDAYEQPNEYVFQVPDNFKVKKITILGHKGRVNWSQHDNQITLRSPSTRFSYATAIQLLSK from the coding sequence ATGCAAAAACTCACAACAATTCTATCCACCGTTCTGCTGGCTACCGCTTCGACAGCCGTCTTCGCTCAGGCGCACAACGTATCTGCCGGCTATCAAAAGCCCACTGATCCTTTGGTCATCGAAAACCTCGAACAGTGGCAGGACATGAAATTTGGACTGTTCATGCATTGGGGCACCTATAGCCAATGGGGTATTGTGGAAAGCTGGAGCCTATGTCCTGAAGACGAAGGCTGGACGCAACGCAAACCGGAACACGGAGCAACGTACAATGAGTACGTCAAAAACTACGAAAATTTGCAGACAACCTTTAACCCCACAGATTTCAACCCGCAAAAATGGGCCGATGCGGCAAAGGCAGCCGGAATGAAATATGTAGTGTTCACAACCAAACACCATGACGGATTTGCAATGTTTGACACCAAACAGTCGGACTATAAAATCACTTCTTCAAAAACGCCCTTTTCCACAAACCCCAAAGCAAACGTCACCAAAGAAATCTTCAACACCTTCCGCAATGACGGTTTTAAAATCGGAGCCTACTTCTCAAAACCGGACTGGCATACAGACTACTATTGGTGGCGGTATTTTCCTCCGAAAGACCGCAACGTAAACTATGATCCACAAAAACATCCTGACCGCTGGCAGAAATTCAAAGATTTTACCTACAATCAGATCAATGAACTGACTTCGGAATATGGCAAGGTAGATATTTTATGGCTGGATGGCGGCTGGGTACGTCCTTTTAAAACGATAGACCAATCTGTCGACTGGCAGCGTACGATCAAGGTCGAACAGGATATCGATATGGACCGTATCGGCAACATGGCACGGAAAAATCAGCCCGGAATCATTGTTGTCGACAGGACAGTACCCGGAAGCTGGGAAAACTATGTTACCCCCGAACAAGCAATTCCGGAGCATCCTCTGGATATTCCCTGGGAAAGCTGTATTACCATGGGCGATTCCTTTAGCTATGTGCCTAATGATAACTACAAGCCAACGAAAAAGATCGTGGAAACATTAATAAAAATCATCTCCCGCGGCGGCAACTACCTGCTGAATATTGCCCCCGGTCCCAACGGCGACTACGACAAGGCTGCCTACGACCGTCTCCACGAACTTGCGGCATGGATGAAAATCAACCAAAGCGCTGTATATGCCACGAGAACTATCGCACCATACCACCAAGGCGATTATTATTACACACGAAGCAAGGACTCCAAAATAGTGAATGTCTTCCATCTTTCTGAAGGTGATGCTTATGAGCAGCCCAATGAATATGTTTTTCAGGTTCCTGATAACTTCAAAGTCAAAAAAATCACTATACTGGGCCACAAGGGCCGCGTAAACTGGTCTCAACACGATAATCAGATCACGCTGAGAAGTCCAAGCACCCGTTTCAGTTACGCGACTGCCATACAGTTACTCAGCAAATAA